A section of the Clostridium omnivorum genome encodes:
- a CDS encoding NAD-dependent protein deacylase encodes MSNEIEKLIQILKTSSNIVFFGGAGVSTESKIPDFRSSTGLFNEKLNVTFTPEQLVSHSFYIRYPEEFYKFYKAKLIYPEARPNAGHLALAKLEEMRKLKAIVTQNIDGLHQAAGSKNVFELHGSVHRNYCVKCHEFYDAKYILESEGVPTCRKCGGTVKPDVVLYEESLDDTVITGAVAAISKADTLIIGGTSLVVYPAAGLINYFTGKNLVLINKSSTSADAKADLVINDSIGKVLSDAVNAL; translated from the coding sequence ATGAGTAATGAAATAGAAAAGCTAATTCAGATTTTAAAAACAAGTAGCAATATTGTTTTTTTCGGTGGCGCTGGTGTTAGTACTGAATCTAAAATTCCAGACTTCAGAAGTTCAACTGGGCTATTTAATGAAAAACTTAATGTTACATTTACTCCTGAACAACTAGTATCACATTCATTTTATATTAGATACCCTGAAGAGTTTTACAAGTTTTACAAAGCTAAACTTATATATCCAGAAGCTAGACCTAACGCTGGTCATTTAGCTTTAGCTAAACTTGAAGAAATGAGAAAATTAAAGGCTATAGTAACACAAAATATAGATGGTCTTCACCAAGCTGCAGGTTCTAAAAATGTTTTTGAACTTCATGGATCTGTTCACAGAAATTATTGTGTAAAATGTCATGAATTTTATGATGCTAAATATATTTTAGAATCAGAAGGAGTTCCTACTTGTAGAAAATGTGGTGGAACTGTTAAGCCTGATGTAGTACTTTATGAGGAAAGCTTAGATGATACTGTAATTACGGGAGCTGTAGCTGCAATTTCTAAAGCTGATACTCTTATTATTGGAGGAACTTCACTTGTAGTTTACCCAGCTGCAGGTCTTATAAATTATTTTACAGGTAAAAATCTTGTACTTATAAATAAGAGCTCTACTTCTGCCGATGCCAAAGCTGATTTAGTTATTAATGATTCTATTGGAAAAGTTCTAAGTGATGCTGTAAATGCACTTTAA
- a CDS encoding diguanylate cyclase, which yields MELINGRYRIVKHIKQHKLVSTYLAVDMLNNHRTIELNMLSSEYFPESLLKYYSREFVKLANIDTCGIAKVYDFGLVKLMDNKKLDTIQYYFTSDNIKSEYNLIEALRSVDEKALLNLFVDLLQTINYLHLRGMVYGELNLDNAYLVDSADGFRIMLKDLVTVDYKKYDYWTSKSDMLLYKSPEVMAGQAASAASDIYSLGVLFITLLGKEDKSSTDLYEKVRGIKISANKKFKVNRSYFEFVDKFIEIVEKMIEINVENRYNNIAEIVEDINRKFDTNFIAHKQEERERININTKLIGRDYEINTIVNIYNTMLKNQSDKKIIFVHGEYGVGKTKLLKEAERIMYLRNIRVYSSFSLNSGANNVEKAYQDILRKIISECDEEILERYQADIMKIIPEIGELKKIVPVEPLSGQKERNRLLNSVIGLITDFLENRPAIFIIDNLHLSNDFAINVIEHLFLRNKNIIFIVSYCDGETENNKSFFQLLSKLSGRNYSLDMPIHGFSVEESAALIRDILCMDKKPMNFTSRVYSKTYGNPLFIEETIKNFVSQKVIYVDKKTGKWNYDDYYKSFEGIPLPVNMQQAVMNQIKGIDEQSYEILRVLSIFNLGLFLENIVELLGEDLKVVEELTKGLENKGILCKKIEDRGFVFDFCNRVLKNIIRDGLEENYERLKHKEAAEILERQCEEGREYREELIFHLEEAGEKEKVIRYCLENADKMEAFKNRREAIKNLEKALSMMDEECMDERTIKLLIRTGELYESEGSIAVAIKYYDKAEKLAAKTSNYKLEIDCLNKIAGAYYVKNELKNTERYVKRVEKILSRHGAEAYYLEGYLESKRLEANMCVVRLDYEKAEEICKKCITLCGNNFNRLKGLFYNCLGNTYMNTSKSEMSLQCYNEGIKCFEVDNYIRGTVMCLNNIAVIYGDYYQDNEKCISYLLKMKDLSERNQIINNEIFALFNLGCSYIYEWKYDLAFEYFNDALKKAKDIEFESSIFTCYCNLVGVDLRLYKFDDAYSNHLNAEMELELYPDHGSDINSYYGTAAEMFFQFGEYEKGNEFVNKFLELNYDEAYLPKWDLLLMWNQQMLLFETNKENIETYIKEIKNILPNYKDSRVKLNALYDMAIVLSNKKIIDKAEAIFNDAQALRCNNVPEIIQAKKIYLKGIFDSGKRKLNLFNEALEMAKKIGEKNLQYKIYEAIGDFYFLKKNYFYAVNYYFEACEVIKNLAVQIPNEFKLNFINNRGLLSPFIKLMGMKEYNNYNNVHEIRAAFNKVESLKQLNSLFDYEDFKDILTNKFFIKSARKIYSTSISKKLKDIKDVIKNLNSDSLKNLNLVSEYLASATLATRSVILIDNLEGKLQVVASSDGDNNIVLNKYVFENVRALKEPVLINDRTPFKVIPESNMVSQSVKAIICVPILMNEMDIGRTQEKESKFKVSHLREQIKGYIYLESDRILNNFNKEGLERCIEVAKLVGCIIEKYQLQRSSSIDKLTGSYTRKYMEELLSYQIDLAEETNGMFSVIMLDLDHFKQVNDRYGHQTGDKVLKETCEIIKNNIRKEDVCCRYGGEEFIVVLPDTDSKEALEAAERIRVQVEAAKILGESTPVTISMGIASYPIHAQWKQELIEKADQALYVSKELGRNRCQVWSKEFSNKTKVTNKLAGIVSGNTVQDLRNVLAMVEIIELIEKDISTEEKIYNFLGRTIEITEAQYGMLFLLKDDNLQKKYTRKNYEEEWISGKSYNAEILKSVIEKKQGVYMTDWDESANFDIITGMPDWQSIVAVPLINSGQVKGVLYLTVSTNAKEFKFEDFNFINTLGELAASLV from the coding sequence ATGGAGTTAATAAATGGTAGATATAGAATTGTTAAACATATTAAACAGCATAAACTAGTATCAACATACTTAGCAGTTGATATGTTAAATAATCATAGAACAATAGAATTGAATATGCTTAGCTCCGAGTATTTCCCAGAAAGCTTGTTGAAGTATTATTCTAGGGAGTTTGTTAAACTTGCCAATATTGATACTTGTGGTATTGCTAAAGTATATGACTTCGGATTAGTAAAGTTAATGGACAACAAAAAGCTGGACACCATCCAATATTATTTTACCAGCGATAATATAAAAAGTGAGTATAATTTAATTGAAGCTTTGAGAAGTGTAGATGAGAAAGCTTTGTTAAATCTTTTTGTAGATTTGCTGCAGACTATTAATTATCTGCACCTTAGAGGAATGGTGTATGGAGAATTAAACCTAGATAATGCTTATTTGGTTGATAGCGCTGATGGATTCAGAATCATGCTTAAAGATTTGGTTACAGTTGATTATAAAAAATACGACTACTGGACATCTAAAAGTGACATGCTTTTGTATAAATCACCTGAGGTTATGGCGGGACAAGCAGCATCAGCAGCATCAGATATTTATTCTTTAGGAGTATTGTTTATTACCTTACTAGGAAAAGAAGATAAAAGTTCAACTGATCTATATGAAAAAGTTAGAGGAATAAAAATTTCAGCAAATAAAAAATTTAAGGTAAATAGAAGTTATTTTGAATTTGTGGACAAGTTTATTGAGATTGTAGAAAAGATGATTGAAATAAATGTTGAGAATAGGTATAACAATATAGCTGAGATTGTAGAAGATATAAACAGGAAGTTTGATACAAATTTTATTGCGCATAAACAAGAAGAACGAGAAAGAATAAATATAAATACAAAACTAATTGGAAGAGATTATGAAATTAATACTATAGTTAATATATATAATACCATGCTGAAAAATCAATCTGATAAAAAGATTATTTTTGTTCACGGAGAATATGGAGTAGGAAAAACAAAGCTTTTGAAAGAAGCAGAAAGAATAATGTACCTTAGAAATATTAGGGTGTATTCTAGTTTCTCTTTAAATAGCGGTGCTAATAATGTAGAGAAGGCTTACCAGGATATTCTTAGGAAGATTATTTCTGAGTGTGATGAGGAGATTTTAGAGAGATATCAAGCTGATATTATGAAAATAATACCTGAAATAGGTGAGCTGAAAAAGATAGTACCTGTGGAGCCTTTAAGCGGACAAAAGGAAAGAAATAGACTTTTGAATAGTGTAATAGGCCTTATTACGGACTTTCTTGAAAATAGACCAGCGATTTTCATTATTGATAATCTGCACTTATCAAACGATTTTGCAATTAATGTAATAGAACATTTATTTTTAAGAAACAAGAATATAATTTTTATAGTATCCTATTGTGATGGAGAAACAGAAAACAATAAGAGCTTTTTCCAATTGCTCTCAAAACTTAGTGGAAGAAATTATTCTCTTGATATGCCCATACATGGGTTTAGTGTAGAAGAATCAGCAGCTTTAATAAGGGATATACTGTGTATGGATAAAAAGCCTATGAATTTTACATCAAGAGTATACTCTAAAACCTATGGAAATCCTCTATTTATCGAAGAAACAATAAAGAATTTCGTATCACAAAAAGTAATATATGTAGATAAAAAAACAGGAAAGTGGAATTATGATGATTATTATAAGAGTTTCGAGGGAATACCACTTCCAGTAAATATGCAGCAAGCTGTTATGAATCAAATAAAGGGAATTGATGAGCAAAGCTATGAAATATTACGAGTGCTAAGTATTTTTAATTTAGGCTTGTTTTTAGAAAATATTGTAGAGCTTTTAGGAGAAGATCTAAAAGTTGTTGAAGAGCTTACCAAGGGTTTGGAAAACAAGGGGATTCTATGCAAAAAAATTGAAGATAGAGGTTTTGTTTTTGATTTTTGTAATAGAGTACTGAAAAATATTATAAGAGACGGACTAGAAGAAAACTATGAAAGGTTAAAGCATAAAGAAGCAGCTGAAATACTTGAAAGGCAATGTGAAGAAGGAAGGGAATATAGAGAAGAACTAATTTTTCACTTAGAAGAAGCTGGAGAAAAAGAAAAGGTAATAAGATATTGTCTTGAAAATGCCGATAAAATGGAGGCCTTTAAGAATCGAAGAGAAGCTATTAAAAATTTAGAAAAGGCTTTGTCCATGATGGATGAAGAATGCATGGATGAAAGAACTATAAAGCTATTAATTAGAACTGGAGAGCTTTATGAAAGTGAAGGAAGTATAGCTGTTGCTATAAAATACTATGATAAAGCCGAAAAGCTTGCTGCTAAGACGTCTAATTACAAGCTTGAAATAGATTGTTTGAATAAGATAGCAGGGGCTTATTATGTAAAAAATGAATTAAAAAACACGGAAAGATATGTGAAGAGAGTTGAAAAAATACTAAGCAGGCATGGTGCTGAAGCTTATTATTTAGAGGGGTATTTAGAAAGTAAAAGGCTAGAAGCTAACATGTGTGTTGTAAGGCTTGATTATGAAAAAGCAGAGGAAATTTGTAAAAAGTGTATTACTTTATGTGGTAATAATTTTAACAGATTGAAGGGACTTTTTTATAATTGTCTTGGAAATACTTACATGAATACTTCAAAATCAGAAATGTCACTTCAATGCTACAATGAAGGTATAAAGTGTTTTGAGGTGGATAACTATATTAGAGGCACTGTGATGTGTCTAAACAATATAGCCGTAATTTATGGTGACTATTATCAGGATAATGAAAAGTGCATTAGTTATCTTTTAAAAATGAAGGATTTAAGTGAGAGGAATCAAATAATAAACAATGAGATTTTTGCATTATTTAACCTTGGCTGTTCCTACATTTATGAGTGGAAGTATGATCTAGCTTTTGAATACTTCAATGATGCTTTGAAGAAGGCAAAGGATATTGAATTTGAGAGTTCTATTTTTACCTGCTACTGCAACTTAGTTGGGGTAGATTTAAGATTATACAAATTTGATGATGCATATAGCAATCATTTAAATGCCGAAATGGAACTTGAGCTATATCCTGACCATGGCTCAGATATAAATAGTTATTATGGAACTGCCGCAGAGATGTTCTTTCAATTTGGTGAATATGAAAAAGGCAATGAATTTGTTAATAAGTTTTTGGAGCTTAATTATGATGAAGCATATTTACCAAAATGGGATTTGCTTTTAATGTGGAACCAGCAAATGCTATTATTTGAGACTAATAAAGAAAATATAGAAACCTATATAAAAGAAATTAAAAATATATTGCCTAATTATAAGGATTCAAGGGTCAAACTAAATGCATTATATGATATGGCTATAGTATTGTCTAATAAAAAAATCATAGATAAAGCTGAGGCTATTTTTAACGATGCTCAGGCTTTGAGATGCAATAATGTACCCGAGATTATTCAAGCTAAGAAAATATATTTAAAGGGCATATTCGATTCAGGAAAGCGCAAGTTAAATTTATTTAATGAAGCTTTAGAAATGGCAAAAAAAATTGGTGAAAAGAATCTTCAGTATAAAATTTATGAAGCTATAGGAGATTTTTATTTCTTAAAGAAGAATTACTTTTACGCTGTAAATTATTATTTTGAGGCTTGTGAAGTTATAAAAAACTTGGCTGTGCAAATACCTAATGAGTTTAAACTTAATTTTATCAATAATAGAGGATTATTGAGTCCATTTATTAAACTTATGGGAATGAAGGAGTATAATAATTACAACAATGTACACGAAATAAGGGCTGCTTTTAATAAGGTAGAAAGCTTAAAACAATTAAATAGTTTATTTGATTACGAAGATTTTAAAGATATTCTTACTAATAAGTTTTTTATAAAATCAGCAAGAAAAATTTATTCAACAAGCATTTCAAAGAAGCTTAAGGATATAAAGGATGTAATAAAAAACCTTAATTCAGATTCACTTAAAAATCTTAATCTTGTATCAGAGTACCTGGCATCTGCAACTTTAGCTACAAGAAGCGTGATATTAATTGATAACTTAGAAGGAAAGCTTCAAGTTGTAGCTTCAAGTGATGGTGATAACAATATAGTATTAAATAAATACGTTTTTGAAAATGTACGAGCACTAAAGGAACCAGTTTTAATAAATGATAGGACACCGTTTAAAGTAATACCTGAATCCAATATGGTGTCACAAAGTGTAAAAGCTATAATTTGTGTGCCTATATTGATGAATGAGATGGACATTGGAAGAACACAAGAAAAGGAAAGTAAGTTTAAAGTTAGCCATTTACGAGAACAGATAAAGGGATATATATATCTTGAGTCAGATAGAATATTAAATAATTTTAATAAAGAGGGGCTTGAAAGGTGTATAGAAGTAGCTAAGCTTGTAGGCTGCATTATTGAAAAGTATCAGCTTCAGAGAAGTTCTTCTATAGACAAGTTAACAGGTTCATATACAAGAAAGTACATGGAGGAGCTTTTAAGTTATCAGATTGATTTAGCAGAAGAGACAAATGGCATGTTTTCAGTAATAATGCTAGATTTGGATCACTTCAAGCAGGTTAATGATAGATATGGACATCAGACCGGTGATAAGGTACTTAAGGAAACCTGTGAAATTATAAAAAATAATATAAGAAAAGAAGATGTATGCTGCAGGTATGGAGGCGAAGAGTTTATTGTTGTGCTTCCTGACACTGACTCAAAAGAAGCACTTGAGGCAGCTGAAAGAATTAGGGTTCAAGTTGAAGCAGCAAAAATATTAGGAGAGAGTACTCCAGTAACAATTAGTATGGGTATTGCTTCCTATCCAATTCATGCACAGTGGAAGCAAGAATTAATAGAAAAGGCAGACCAAGCTTTATATGTAAGTAAGGAGCTAGGTAGAAATAGGTGTCAAGTATGGAGTAAAGAATTCTCCAATAAAACAAAGGTTACTAATAAGCTAGCTGGAATAGTTTCTGGAAATACAGTTCAGGATTTAAGAAATGTTCTTGCTATGGTAGAAATAATAGAGCTTATAGAGAAGGATATAAGTACAGAAGAAAAGATATATAATTTTTTAGGTAGAACCATAGAAATTACTGAAGCCCAGTACGGTATGCTATTTCTTTTAAAGGATGATAATTTACAAAAAAAGTACACTAGAAAAAATTATGAAGAGGAATGGATTAGTGGAAAGAGCTATAACGCGGAAATATTAAAGAGCGTTATTGAAAAGAAACAAGGAGTATATATGACAGATTGGGATGAAAGTGCCAATTTTGATATTATTACTGGCATGCCAGATTGGCAGTCTATTGTGGCGGTTCCCCTAATAAACTCCGGTCAGGTAAAAGGGGTACTATATCTAACTGTATCTACAAATGCTAAAGAATTTAAATTTGAAGATTTCAACTTTATAAATACTCTGGGAGAGCTTGCTGCATCTCTTGTATAA
- a CDS encoding cysteine hydrolase family protein, with protein MAIIKNPQEFLEKSKDILNDIMDTIDKLPAINLEDFHGENTVFIIVDMINGFAREGVLKSERVEALIPEILRLSKLCDKSGITKIAFADNHTDDSIEFEAYPSHCITGTSESELVAELKEANDYLLIPKNSTNGFLENAFQKWIRQNEEVTNFIVVGDCTDICIEQFSKSLKAYFNLNNRKSRVIVPLNAVDTYDLETHYADLMDIMALYSMIINGVEVVKGIN; from the coding sequence ATGGCTATAATTAAAAATCCACAAGAATTCTTAGAAAAAAGCAAAGATATTTTAAATGATATTATGGATACAATAGATAAATTACCTGCAATAAATCTAGAAGATTTTCATGGGGAAAATACAGTTTTTATTATTGTTGATATGATTAATGGATTTGCAAGAGAAGGTGTTTTGAAGAGTGAAAGAGTAGAGGCTCTTATTCCAGAAATTCTAAGGCTCTCAAAGTTATGTGATAAAAGTGGAATTACAAAGATTGCATTTGCAGATAATCATACAGATGACTCTATTGAGTTTGAGGCATACCCAAGCCACTGCATAACCGGTACCTCAGAAAGTGAATTAGTAGCGGAATTGAAAGAAGCTAATGATTATTTGCTAATTCCTAAAAACTCAACAAACGGCTTCTTGGAAAATGCATTTCAGAAATGGATAAGGCAGAATGAGGAAGTGACAAATTTTATAGTAGTTGGAGACTGTACAGATATATGTATAGAACAATTTTCAAAAAGCTTAAAGGCGTATTTTAATTTAAATAATAGAAAATCAAGAGTTATAGTTCCGCTAAATGCTGTGGATACATATGATTTGGAAACTCATTATGCAGACCTCATGGATATAATGGCTTTGTACAGCATGATAATAAATGGAGTAGAGGTAGTAAAAGGTATTAACTAA
- a CDS encoding XRE family transcriptional regulator, with product MNRVGEKVKKVRIDLGMSQKQLAKKLGVAESFVNEVEQGRRIINEALIDKISKVFGKDLNDITMSLEEEVYIEDKAMRQTKGYEAPSKLSSSANKNTAEVKDIWNDAFGSVLKTVSVYKYNLKDVVGKKQLPIVSNKVEGYAQDKVLYVEIENDDMMGFRIAKGDTAFGHIVHEAENNSICLIEYNGERVIRQIKKLDSSKVLLVSNRGSLRTETAYIKDVTPLVRLDRLEIKL from the coding sequence ATGAATAGAGTGGGAGAAAAAGTAAAAAAGGTAAGAATAGATTTAGGTATGAGCCAAAAACAATTGGCTAAAAAATTAGGAGTTGCTGAGAGCTTTGTTAATGAAGTAGAGCAGGGTAGAAGAATAATAAATGAAGCTTTAATAGATAAAATATCAAAGGTCTTTGGAAAAGATTTAAATGATATAACAATGTCATTGGAGGAAGAGGTTTATATAGAAGATAAAGCAATGAGGCAGACTAAAGGATATGAGGCTCCTTCAAAGCTTAGTTCTTCTGCAAACAAAAATACAGCAGAAGTAAAGGATATATGGAATGATGCCTTTGGTTCAGTACTAAAGACTGTTTCTGTATATAAATATAATTTGAAGGATGTTGTAGGAAAGAAACAATTGCCAATAGTATCAAATAAAGTTGAAGGATATGCTCAAGATAAAGTACTGTATGTTGAAATAGAAAATGATGATATGATGGGCTTTAGAATAGCTAAAGGGGATACTGCGTTTGGTCATATTGTGCATGAAGCCGAAAATAATTCTATATGTTTAATTGAATATAATGGAGAAAGAGTTATTAGACAAATAAAAAAGCTTGATTCAAGCAAAGTTCTACTTGTAAGTAACAGAGGAAGTCTTAGAACGGAAACAGCATATATAAAAGATGTAACCCCTCTAGTTAGGTTAGATAGGCTTGAAATAAAGCTGTAA